From Lysobacter lycopersici:
GGTCGTTGGCCGCGCCGCTCTTGCGGAAACCCCAGGTCGCATCGACCCAGATCGTGACCGCCGGCAACTGTTCGCGCTCGGCTTCGGTGGCGGCCTGCTCGGGTGACTTGCCGAACAAGCCGGCATGCGCGGGAACGGCGACGGCGAGCAGCAGGGCGAGCAACAAGGTGCGGGTCATCGCGGGGTTCCTTCCTGTTTCAGTCTTCGGCGCCGGCGGCGATGCGCGCATCTTCGTTAGTGGTCGCCGCGACGCGCAAGGCGATGCGCAGGCCTTCGGCGATGTCCTCCAGCGGCATGCCGCCGCGACCGGCGTTCGGAACGTGGATGAAACCGCCGCGCACGTCGCGCTTGTTCCGCAATGCGTGCATCAGCCCGTAGAACACGTGGTTGCAGACATAGGTGCCGGCGGTCTGCGACACCTGCGCGGGAATGCCGTGCTTCCGCAGCGCGGCGAGCATCGCCTTGATCGGCAGGGTCGAGAAATACGCGGCGGGTCCGCGCGCAGCGATCTTCGCATCGACCGGTTGCGCGCCGGCATTGTCGGGAATGCGTGCGTCGTCGATGTTGATCGCGACGCGTTCCAGCGACAATTCCTTGCGCCCGCCGGCGAGTCCGAGGCACACCACGAGCGACGGTGCGGTTTCGCGGATCGCGGCGCGCAATGCGCGTAGCGAGGCATCGAACTCGGTCGGCAACTGCCGCGCGACGATGCGATGCCCGCCGACGATGCGGCCGTCGAGCGCGGACGCGGCGTCCCAGCTCGGGTTCGACTTCGCCCCGTCGAACGGGTCGAAACCGGTGAGCAACAGCGTTGGCCGCACGGTCGCGCGCTTCACCGGAACACCAGCAGCGCCATCAGCGCGATGTTGACCGCGAGCAGCGGCACGGCGGTGGCCCATTGCGCGCGAATCACGCCGTTGGGATCGTCGAGTTCCAGCAGCGCGGCCGGCACGAGGTTGAAGTTCGCGGCCATCGGCGTGAGCAGCGTGCCGCAGTAACCGGTGAGCATGCCGAGCGAACCGAGGATCGCCGGGTCGGCGCCGTGCCGCTGGATCAGCAAGGGCAAGCCGATGCCGGCGGTCATCACCGGGAACGCGGCGAAAGCGTTGCCCATGATCATGGTGAACAGCACCATGCCCAGCGCGTAGGCGAGCAGGCATGCGATGCGGCTGTCGGTGGGAATGACCATCGAGACCAGCGAGGCGACCGATTCGCCGACGCCACTCGCAGCGAACACGCCGCCCAGCGTCGCCAGCACGATCGGCAGCAATGCGGCCCAGCCGAGCGTGTCGAGCAGGCGCCGGTTTTCGACGAAAGCCATCGCGGGCATTTCGCGGGTGACGCGCAGCGCGGCGAGCGCGGCGACCACGCAGGCGAGGCCGAGGCCGACCAGGGTCGGGCTGCCTTCGCCGAGGAATTTCGTCGTACCGAACGCGAGCTTCGGCCCGAACATCACCACCAGCAACGTGACCAGCGGGATCAGCAGCGCCGGCCACAGCAGCCGATGGCCGAGTCGTTGCGCGGAAGCGAGGCGCTGTTCGCGCGGCGCTTCGGCGATGTGCATCCGGCGCATGCGCAACGACAGCAGCGCGAGCGCGACCACGCCGACGCCGGCGAGTTGCGCGGGAAAAGGATTCCCGGCCTTGCGCGCGGCGAGGATCCAGTCGCCGCCGGCGAACAGCAACGCCAGCACCGCCCAGAAACAGGCCTGCGCGAAACGCCGTTCGCGCGCGTTGCGCCAGGCCGCGGCCGCGAGCAGCAGCGCCAGCAGCCAGTAGAACGGCGCGAGCTCAAGCATCGCTGCGTTCCCGGCGCAGGCGCCGCGCGAACAGCATGATGCGCAGCGTGTGGATGGCGAATGCGGCGACCGCGGTGGGCAGCGCCCACAGCGCGATGTGCAGCGGTTCGAGCACGATGCCGTTCTGCGCGTAGAAGCCCTGGATCAGCAGCACCGCGCCGACGGCGACGAACACGTCCTCGCCGAAGAACAGGCCGACGTTGTCGGTGGCGGCGTCCAGCGCCAGCACGCGCTGGCGTTGTTCGTGCGTCAGTGGCCCCGTCTCCTTTTCGGCCGCGGCCTCGCTCATCGGTGCGAGCAGGGGACGCACGGTCTGCGCGTGGCCGCCGGCATTGGTCAGGCCGACCATGCTCAGCAGCTGGCGCAGGCCGAGGTAGCCGATGAGCAGGCGCGCGAAGGTCATGCGCTGCATGTGCAGGATCCACGCGTGCATGTGCTCGCGCAGGCCGGCGCGTTCGAGCAGGCCGATGGTCGGCAACGTCAGCACGAACAGCATCAGCGCGCGATTCGAAACGAAGGACTCGCCGAGCAAGGCCAGCAGTTCGCCCAGCGGCTTGCCCGCGAGCAGGCCGCTGGTCAGCCCGGCGCCGACCACGACCGCGATCGGGTTCAGCCGCAGCACGAAGCCGACGACCACGACGGCGATGCCGAGCAGTGGCCAATAGTTGATCAACACCTCGTTCATGCGTCGCG
This genomic window contains:
- the pcp gene encoding pyroglutamyl-peptidase I; amino-acid sequence: MKRATVRPTLLLTGFDPFDGAKSNPSWDAASALDGRIVGGHRIVARQLPTEFDASLRALRAAIRETAPSLVVCLGLAGGRKELSLERVAINIDDARIPDNAGAQPVDAKIAARGPAAYFSTLPIKAMLAALRKHGIPAQVSQTAGTYVCNHVFYGLMHALRNKRDVRGGFIHVPNAGRGGMPLEDIAEGLRIALRVAATTNEDARIAAGAED
- a CDS encoding DUF979 domain-containing protein; translated protein: MLELAPFYWLLALLLAAAAWRNARERRFAQACFWAVLALLFAGGDWILAARKAGNPFPAQLAGVGVVALALLSLRMRRMHIAEAPREQRLASAQRLGHRLLWPALLIPLVTLLVVMFGPKLAFGTTKFLGEGSPTLVGLGLACVVAALAALRVTREMPAMAFVENRRLLDTLGWAALLPIVLATLGGVFAASGVGESVASLVSMVIPTDSRIACLLAYALGMVLFTMIMGNAFAAFPVMTAGIGLPLLIQRHGADPAILGSLGMLTGYCGTLLTPMAANFNLVPAALLELDDPNGVIRAQWATAVPLLAVNIALMALLVFR
- a CDS encoding DUF969 domain-containing protein, whose amino-acid sequence is MNEVLINYWPLLGIAVVVVGFVLRLNPIAVVVGAGLTSGLLAGKPLGELLALLGESFVSNRALMLFVLTLPTIGLLERAGLREHMHAWILHMQRMTFARLLIGYLGLRQLLSMVGLTNAGGHAQTVRPLLAPMSEAAAEKETGPLTHEQRQRVLALDAATDNVGLFFGEDVFVAVGAVLLIQGFYAQNGIVLEPLHIALWALPTAVAAFAIHTLRIMLFARRLRRERSDA